The Candidatus Sulfotelmatobacter sp. region CTCGGTGATATCGACTGGCGGAAATTTTTCTTATCCCAAGACGTCGATGAGTTGGTTCGCCTGCGTCACTCCCCCGGTCAACAACACTACCGGACAAGCGAAGTTCTTGAGCAGTCAGGTTGTGCCTAAGAACTCGCCACCGGACGTAAATTGTTATTCGGGAATATGTAAAGGCGAAGCCGTCTGGCAGGATCCAGGCGCATTCAGCCTCACGCATTCCGAAATGCTGGCCAACTGCGTGCCCAACCACAAATAAGGCGGGGGCCCATCTTCTGTCAAAAAGTAATTGATGATTTTTGATTGAAAAGCTTTACGGTTGCTCTTCCGGCTCGGGGATCTCTTCCAGGTTCACGCTTTTCCGGTCGCCTTCGGCAACGTGTAGGGCGCTTCCCTGTGCCTCAAAAGCTTTCAGAAATTCGGGATTGTAGTAGGACTCGCCGTCTACGGTTTCCCAGGCGAACAGCGTGTATTCACCCGGACGCACACCGCGGAGGCTGAAGCGTCCACTCTGATCGCTGACCGTCTTGCGCCAGCGGTCGACGCGCGTACGCAGGCGCGCTTCGGGAACGGCAACAATCACCGCGTTGGCCATCGGCTCGCCCTTCCGGTCTGCAACCGCGCCCTCCACCACCGCTCCATTCGCGCTCGCCATCAGATCGAGCGCGACGTTACCCCCATTCACGCTAAAGCCCGAATCATCCGCCTCGCGGCCGCCGGCAAACACGGACTTCAAATACCAGTCGGCGCTTGTTCCCGGATCGCCCGTCAGTTCCATGTAGTAGGTGCCGGCCGGAACGCCCTTCCACTCGAAGCTGCCATCGCCAGCAACATGGATGACTGAATTCGCCCCAGCTCCCGCCATCGACATATTCAACATTTCATCGTCGCCGTCAACTGGATGCAGCGCTAGAAAAAACTGGTTGGGATCGAATTTCACGAGACTCCCTCCGCTCGTCACCCGCAGCCGCCCGCGGACCGATCCTCCCGGCTGCGGCGCCAGGCGCAGGTCTTCCACGCTGCTGGAAACCACTTGCAGCGCTTGCCGCGCCATCATCGGTACAGCCGCGCCTTCCACCGTGGCTAGAATCGTATAACTTCCCGGCGCCACATCGCGAATCACGAAGCTGCCGTCGGGATGCATCTCCGCCCCATTGAGCACCAAACTGAAATCGCGCGACTGCAACATGATCGCCGCCGACGCTCGCGGCGGCAAATTCACCACCACCCCGCGAATGCTTAGACTCGGAGTCGGCGTCAGTGAAAAGTCGATCGGAAAATCGTCGCCCGCACGCAACTGGATTGGCGCGGCCTGGCTGCGATCCGCGGTGCCGGGATAATACGTCGTTTGATAAGAAGTGTGAGTCGCCGCTTTGTCCGCAGCACGTGGCTCTGCCGTTCCCACCCCCGCCGCTTCGATCAAGCTTTTGAAATCCGGCGCCGGGCTCACCGACACGTAGTAATTTCCCGCGCCCAGTCCCGGCACTCGATACTCGCCCAGATCGTTCGTCCGCTCCGCGCCCGCCTGCTCCCACCTTCCGTGCCCGGAAACGAATGTTTGCCTGAGCACCGTGACCTGCGCATTGGGCATGGCGTCGCCATCTTCGTCCGTCACGCGTCCCCGCACCACCGCCGCGGCCTGCAACCAAATTCGCAGGTCTTTCAATTCCTGCCCGGCCGCCAGGGTCAATACGCGCCCATCGGCGCGCGTCCGATGCTTGTCGACTTCGAGTAATCCAGTTCGCTCCGCAAAGAGACGATAACGTCCCGGCAAGATTCCCTCGATATGAAAACTGCCGTCGGCCGCGCTCACCGCGGTATAATCTCCGCCTTCGGTCTGATTCTCGGCGATCAGCTCAATTACCGCCTTCTTCACCGGTTCGCTCCCCGGTTCCTTCGTGACCAGGCCCTCAATCACTGCGCGGTTTGCCGGCTTCGCGGCAGCCGTGCCCGTCACCTGGGCGAACGTGAGCGCGCTTAACATTACGCTTGCGATCAACAGGCATCGGAAAATTGACGTCATGGGACTTCGCTTCAATGCATTCGGGCGGAAAGCGTTTGGAAGCGGGTTCCGCAGGCCGCGAGGGTCGGCCTGTTCAGTATTTTATCTCCGAACCCATTTGCGACCAAGATAGACTGGTCGGCGATAAACTGGTGAATCACACAGACTGAATCACAGAGGCTGAATCTACACAGGCTGAATCACACAGGAAAGAGCAATCTTGTCCAAGGAGGGCAAACACATGAAACGTGTTTTGATGCTCGCAATCCTGGTTGTCGCTGCCAGTACCACGCGCGCCCAGAATCTCGATGTCAGTGGCGATTGGCAAGGAACTCTCAACGCCGGAGGTCAAGACCTGCACCTCGTCCTACATATCACCAGAGCCGCCGACAATAGCCTCAAAGCCACTCTCGACAGTATCGATCAGGGCGCTAACGGTATCCCCGTCAATTCCGTCAGTATCAAAGACTCGAAACTGAGTCTCGATGTAACCGCGGTTCACGGTACCTATGAAGGTAAAGTCGCTCCCGACGGGAAAACTATCTCCGGCACCTGGACACAAGGCACGCCGCTGTCCCTGGAATTCAAACGCGCACCCGGCAAAGCCAAGAGCGAAGCCAAACCCGCCAAGCCCTCTGACATCGATGGCGCCTGGATGGGAGCGCTCGATACCGGCTCCGTCAAGCTGCGTGTCGTCTTCCACATCGTAAACGGCGCTGACGGCCTGACCGCCACTTTAGATAGTCCTGATCAGGGCATGAGCGGTTTGGCCATGACCTCGGTTACGCGCGATGGCGCGTCCATCAAGATCGAAGCGCAAAAGATCGGCGGAACCTTCGAAGGCAAAATCGCCGCCGATCTATCGACCATGGATGGCACGTGGTCGCAAGGCGGCGGCACCATGCCCCTGCTGTTGAGACCGGTCAAGAATACGGCGGAACTCGAACTCAAGCGCCCACAGAATCCAGTCAAGCCGTTTCCTTATCGCGACGAAGATGTCTCCTACGAAAACAAAATTCAGAACGTCACTCTCGCCGCTACGCTCACCATTCCGCAGGGAACCGGGCCGTTCCCAGCGGTCTTGCTGATCACCGGCTCCGGCCCACAGGATCGCGACGAGAGCCTGCTCGGCCACAAACCCTTCCTCGTTCTTTCCGACTATCTCACCCGACACGGTATTGCCGTGCTGCGCGCCGACGATCGGGGTGTCGGCAAATCGACCGGAGTCTTCGGCAACGCCACTACCGCTGACTTTGCTACCGATACCGAAGCCGGCGTCGCCTACCTGAAAACGCGCAAGGAAATCGATCCCCACAAGATCGGACTGATCGGCCACAGCGAAGGCGGGGTGATCGCCCCAATGGTCGCCGCCCGCAACAAAGACATCGCTTTCATCGTGATGATGGCAGGCACCGGCGTTCCGGGCGACCAGGTGATTGTGGCGCAAAGCGAAGCGATTGAGGTTGCCAGCGGCCGCAATCCCGAAGCCGCGGCCAAGAGCGCCGCCACCCTTCGCGAGATGTTGCATTTGATTGAGACGGAAAAAGACGAAGCCGTTCTCGAAAAAGAATTGAAACAAAAAATGACGGAAATCCCCGAAGCCCAGGTGGGATTGCAGGTCAGCCAGATGACTTCCGTGTGGTTCCGCTACTTCCTGACCTACGATCCCGCCTCCGCGCTGCGCAAAGTGACCTGCCCGGTGCTGGCGCTCAACGGATCGCTCGACAAACAAGTGCTGCCCAGCCAAAATCTGCCGCCCATTCGCCAGGCTCTTGCGGGCAACCCGCGCGCCGAGATCGACGAACTCCCCGGCCTGAATCACCTATTCCAAACCGCCAAAACGGGTTCGCCCACCGAATACGCTCAGATCGAAGAAACCATCGCTCCCGTGGCCCTGGACAAAATGGCGACCTGGATTCTGAAGCAATAATGGGAATGCCGGGTAACCGGGGCACAACACAAATTCAAAAAACGATTGCGCCTCTCGCCCGGTTTTGGTAACGTTGCTGCCGCCGCAAGATGGCAGTTGGGCGCTGCTATGACACGACCCAACCCTCTTGCTGTTCTCACCTGGGCCCTGAAAACGATCAAACGAGTTCGTCCGCTACTGGTTTTGGACGGGTGTGTTTGGCGGTCCAGTGAAATCCTTGAATTCAGGAGTAGACGATGAATTTCAGCAGGAATGAAAACGGTCTGCGAAAGTATTTCTGGCTTGGATTGTTGTTGCTGATACCGGCGTTTGCTTTGGCGCAGCACAAGACTAGCGCGCCTGCGGCGCATAGCGCTCCGGCGCCGCATGCCAGCGCCCCGGCGCATGCGTCCTCCGCGCCGAGCCACGCGAATACATCGACGCAGCATTCCGCGGCGCCCAGCCACACCAACACCATGAGCCATGGCGCCACGACGAGCCACACTGGCACTGCCACGCACTCCGGTACGACGACTCATGCGGGCGGCACCACGACCCATACCGGTACCACGACTCACGCGGGCACTACGACCCATGCCGGGGGGACGACCACGCATGCCGGAACCACGACGCACTCCGGAACCACGACGCACGCGGGCGGCACGACCGCTCACGCGGGCACTACGACTCATGCGAACACGACGACGCACGCCGGGAACGCGCACACCGCGCCGGGACGGCAGGTTTCTCTAAAGGGTGGAGGGACGGCGCACATTCGCCCCAACGGGCAGATTCGCTCGGTCAATCGCAACGGGATGCAGATTTCGCACAATCTGCACGGCGGCCGCACGATCGTGTCGAATCACAATGGAGCGCGGGTGGTAACCACGGGCCGGCACGGAGGATATGTGCAGCGCGCCTATGTGACGCGCGGCGGGCACAGCTATTATTCGCGCACGTATTACTACCATGGCGGGTACCGGTCGGGAGTCTACCGCGGCTACTATTACGGCGGCCGTCCCTACTATGGTTATTACCCCTCGTATTATTACGGTCCAGCCTACTACGGCTGGGCGTATAACCCGTGGCCGGCGCCGGTAGCCTACGGTTGGGGCTGGGGCGGAGCGCCATGGTATGGCGCCTACGGCGGTTATTTCGCGCCATATCCGGTGTATCCTTCGGCGGCATTCTGGCTGACCGACTATTTGATTGCGGCCAATTTGCAAGCGGCTTACGCGGCACAGGCGGCGGCAGCAGGTGCAGATCAGGGATGGAACTGGGGTTGGCCGGCATCGGGTGAATTGGTGGCCAGCATGGGATTCATTCCGGTAGCGGACAGCGGCAACGGCGTCGTCATGAGCGCCGAAGTGAAACAAGCGCTCGCCGCAGAAATCAAGGCGCAACTCGCCGAAGACCAAGCCGCGGCGGGCAAACCTAAGTCGTCCGCCGATCAGGGGAGCGCTCCGGCGAACAGCAATGAAGCGCCTCCAGCGCTGAATCCG contains the following coding sequences:
- a CDS encoding carboxypeptidase-like regulatory domain-containing protein encodes the protein MTSIFRCLLIASVMLSALTFAQVTGTAAAKPANRAVIEGLVTKEPGSEPVKKAVIELIAENQTEGGDYTAVSAADGSFHIEGILPGRYRLFAERTGLLEVDKHRTRADGRVLTLAAGQELKDLRIWLQAAAVVRGRVTDEDGDAMPNAQVTVLRQTFVSGHGRWEQAGAERTNDLGEYRVPGLGAGNYYVSVSPAPDFKSLIEAAGVGTAEPRAADKAATHTSYQTTYYPGTADRSQAAPIQLRAGDDFPIDFSLTPTPSLSIRGVVVNLPPRASAAIMLQSRDFSLVLNGAEMHPDGSFVIRDVAPGSYTILATVEGAAVPMMARQALQVVSSSVEDLRLAPQPGGSVRGRLRVTSGGSLVKFDPNQFFLALHPVDGDDEMLNMSMAGAGANSVIHVAGDGSFEWKGVPAGTYYMELTGDPGTSADWYLKSVFAGGREADDSGFSVNGGNVALDLMASANGAVVEGAVADRKGEPMANAVIVAVPEARLRTRVDRWRKTVSDQSGRFSLRGVRPGEYTLFAWETVDGESYYNPEFLKAFEAQGSALHVAEGDRKSVNLEEIPEPEEQP
- a CDS encoding alpha/beta fold hydrolase, which produces MKRVLMLAILVVAASTTRAQNLDVSGDWQGTLNAGGQDLHLVLHITRAADNSLKATLDSIDQGANGIPVNSVSIKDSKLSLDVTAVHGTYEGKVAPDGKTISGTWTQGTPLSLEFKRAPGKAKSEAKPAKPSDIDGAWMGALDTGSVKLRVVFHIVNGADGLTATLDSPDQGMSGLAMTSVTRDGASIKIEAQKIGGTFEGKIAADLSTMDGTWSQGGGTMPLLLRPVKNTAELELKRPQNPVKPFPYRDEDVSYENKIQNVTLAATLTIPQGTGPFPAVLLITGSGPQDRDESLLGHKPFLVLSDYLTRHGIAVLRADDRGVGKSTGVFGNATTADFATDTEAGVAYLKTRKEIDPHKIGLIGHSEGGVIAPMVAARNKDIAFIVMMAGTGVPGDQVIVAQSEAIEVASGRNPEAAAKSAATLREMLHLIETEKDEAVLEKELKQKMTEIPEAQVGLQVSQMTSVWFRYFLTYDPASALRKVTCPVLALNGSLDKQVLPSQNLPPIRQALAGNPRAEIDELPGLNHLFQTAKTGSPTEYAQIEETIAPVALDKMATWILKQ